From Drosophila nasuta strain 15112-1781.00 chromosome X, ASM2355853v1, whole genome shotgun sequence, one genomic window encodes:
- the LOC132795319 gene encoding brahma-associated protein of 60 kDa, which translates to MSQRFAPGQAPVQSRYQPPPQAPGMRPYPPGTGATFPPRGFPLHPNTTQPVPGSAAAPVGPGPSLLQRASQPTFQSGLRGSGSAGAGGGGGGGGSKRSAEARSGLNSAAGGGPNKAGDFVPGAKKKKKLADKILPQKVRDLVPESQAYMDLLTFERKLDATIMRKRLDIQEALKRPMKQKRKLRIFISNTFYPSKEPSNDGDEGAVASWELRVEGRLLEDGKGDPNTKGKRKFSSFFKSLVIELDKELYGPDNHLVEWHRTLTTQETDGFQVKRPGDRNVRCTILLLLDYQPLQFKLDPRLARLLGVHTQTRPVIISALWQYIKTHKLQDAHEREYINCDKYLEQIFSCQRMKFAEIPQRLNPLLHPPDPIVINHFIESGAENKQTACYDIDVEVDDTLKTQMSNFLSSTASQQEIQGLDMKIHETVDTINQMKTNREFFLSFAKDPQMFIHRWIISQTRDLKLMTDVVGNPEEERRAEFYYQPWTHEAVSRYFFTKVNQKRAELEQALGIRNG; encoded by the exons ATGTCGCAACGCTTTGCGCCGGGCCAAGCGCCAGTGCAATCGCGCTACCAGCCACCGCCACAAGCTCCCGGCATGCGTCCCTATCCGCCAGGCACCGGCGCCACTTTCCCG CCTCGCGGCTTTCCGCTGCATCCGAACACAACGCAACCAGTGCCGGGCAGTGCTGCCGCACCCGTTGGTCCCGGCCCCTCGCTACTACAGCGCGCCTCGCAGCCCACCTTCCAAAGCGGACTGCGCGGCAGTGGCTCTGCAGGTGCTGGCGGtggaggcggcggcggtggtAGCAAACGTTCTGCCGAAGCGCGCAGCGGCCTCAATAGCGCTGCCGGCGGTGGCCCCAACAAAGCGGGCGACTTTGTGCCAGGcgccaagaagaagaagaagctggCTGACAAAATATTGCCACAAAAGGTGCGGGACTTGGTTCCAGAATCGCAAGCCTATATGGATCTGTTGACATTCGAACGCAAGCTGGATGCAACGATAATGCGCAAACGTCTCGATATACAGGAGGCGCTTAAGCGTCCGATGAAACAGAAACGCAAACTgcgcattttcatttcgaatacattctATCCGAGCAAGGAGCCCAGCAATGATGGCGATGAGGGCGCCGTCGCCTCGTGGGAATTGCGTGTGGAGGGACGTCTGCTGGAGGATGGCAAGGGGGATCCCAATACAAAGGGGAAGCGCAAGTTTTCGTCGTTCTTCAAGTCGCTGGTCATCGAGTTGGACAAAGAGTTGTATGGGCCCGATAATCATCTAGTTGAATGGCATCGCACGCTGACCACACAGGAGACGGATGGATTTCAAGTGAAGCGACCCGGTGATCGCAATGTGCGTTGCACcatcttgttgctgctggatTATCAGCCGTTGCAGTTTAAACTGGATCCACGACTCGCCCGATTGCTGGGCGTACATACGCAAACACGACCGGTGATTATATCGGCGCTGTGGCAATATATTAAGACGCACAAGCTGCAGGATGCACATGAACGCGAGTACATCAATTGTGACAAGTATTTGGAGCAGATCTTCAGTTGTCAGCGCATGAAGTTCGCCGAGATACCACAGAGACTCAATCCGCTGTTGCATCCCCCGGATCCGATTGTTATCAATCATTTCATCGAGAGTGGGGCGGAGAATAAACAAACGGCGTGCTATGACATCGATGTGGAGGTCGATGATACGTTGAAGACACAGATGAGCAACTTTCTGTCCAGCACGGCGAGTCAACAGGAGATTCAGGGTCTTGATATGAAGATACACGAGACGGTGGATACCATTAATCAGATGAAAACGAACCGCGAATTCTTTCTCAGCTTTGCCAAGGATCCGCAAATGTTTATCCATCGCTGGATCATCAGTCAGACTAGGGATTTGAAA CTTATGACCGATGTGGTTGGCAATCCCGAGGAGGAGCGACGTGCCGAGTTCTATTATCAGCCGTGGACACATGAGGCGGTGTCGCGCTACTTCTTCACCAAGGTTAATCAGAAGCGCGCCGAGTTGGAGCAGGCGCTGGGCATACGCAACGGCTAA
- the LOC132795320 gene encoding 26S proteasome non-ATPase regulatory subunit 5 translates to MEWPSLLDNLQNKRPDALAEILYELNTQSAPPPILETLLQSQPIYDCAKVGEDNANLAIDIVRGCLLDLEPSVHDVKFPELVSKAVKHPNAAMRGIVLVYVLNQLSLEGSPKRPSNKLILLALDELQQKETTSSAEVTEILSIRRYHWSTESEVLDGLVNLLKQNEVVRCRVYELGVQLARKSPHDLSVVEFILDAALAEVSSDDVLLVSSVMEILVPLAEQNHGLSYMERRGVLEIISKQVENYRDSPLANLMLPGIMKFFGKVAAVQPQKVIQGYPDMLSCLFQLLLSEENPMLPIAMDTLANLLCTLQGKTLMQSQLQPVLAKVFGAYGEYLHHLPPPLKIRLLESLEAIFFPHSNPSNELISLLGGWYEIIAGGQQIDHLMKLLNTPFADLQVTALAFLNKICEYDWGVKAVQQTAGAIEFLLSRQQQLDREVKLIKWLVVEKLSLSAELSPSDIVRFTAYVKEGPDYMPTEVNIATEGSN, encoded by the exons ATGGAGTGGCCTTCACTCTTGGACAATCTGCAAAACAAACGCCCTGACGCCCTGGCCGAGATACTCTACGAGCTGAACACACAATCAGCACCGCCGCCAATTCTCGAAACATTGCTTCAATCACAGCCTATTTACGATTGCGCAAAAGTTGGCGAGGATAACGCAAACCTGGCCATAGATATTGTGCGCGGCTGTCTTTTAGATCTTGAGCCCAGTGTACACGATGTCAAGTTCCCTGAGCTGGTGAGCAAAGCGGTGAAGCATCCCAATGCCGCAATGCGTGGCATTGTTTTGGTTTATGTGCTAAACCAGCTCAGCCTGGAGGGCTCACCAAAGCGCCCGTCCAACAAGCTGATACTCTTGGCGCTTGATGAGCTACAGCAGAAAGAGACTACATCGAGTGCCGAAGTCACGGAAATCCTCTCAATTAGGAGATATCATTGGTCCACAGAGAGCGAGGTGTTGGATGGACTGGTGAATCTGTTAAAACAGAACGAAGTGGTCCGTTGTCGTGTCTACGAATTGGGTGTCCAATTGGCCAGAAAGAGTCCGCACGATCTTAGCGTCGTTGAGTTCATATTGGATGCGGCGCTCGCCGAAGTGTCCAGCGATGATGTGCTCCTAGTGTCCAGTGTTATGGAGATTTTGGTGCCATTGGCCGAGCAGAATCACGGCCTAAGCTATATGGAACGTCGTGGTGTGCTCGAGATAATTAGCAAGCAAGTGGAAAACTATCGCGACAGTCCGCTCGCCAATCTTATGCTGCCCGGCATCATGAAATTCTTTGGCAAAGTGGCTGCAGTGCAGCCGCAAAAGGTTATCCAGGGCTATCCAGACATGTTGAGCTGCCTATTCCAGTTGCTGTTGAGCGAAGAGAATCCCATGCTGCCCATTGCCATGGACACCTTGGCCAATCTCTTATGTACGCTGCAGGGCAAGACATTGATGCAGTCGCAACTGCAGCCGGTGCTCGCAAAAGTGTTCGGCGCCTACGGAGAGTATTTGCATCATTTGCCACCGCCACTCAAGATTCGTTTGCTCGAATCCCTGGAAGCTATCTTCTTCCCACACAGCAATCCCAGCAATGAGCTAAT TTCCCTGCTGGGCGGCTGGTATGAAATCATCGCTGGTGGCCAGCAGATCGATCATCTGATGAAGCTACTCAATACGCCATTCGCCGATCTGCAAGTCACCGCCTTGGCCTTTCTGAATAAGATTTGCGAGTACGATTGGGGCGTCAAGGCGGTGCAACAGACAGCGGGCGCCATTGAGTTTCTGCTGTCgcgtcaacagcagctggaCAGAGAAGTCAAGTTAATCAAATGGCTGGTGGTGGAGAAGCTTTCATTGAGCGCAGAGCTCTCGCCAAGCGATATTGTCCGTTTCACCGCCTACGTTAAGGAGGGACCAGATTATATGCCCACTGAAGTCAATATCGCCACCGAGGGTAGCAATTAG
- the LOC132796307 gene encoding LOW QUALITY PROTEIN: lipid scramblase CLPTM1L (The sequence of the model RefSeq protein was modified relative to this genomic sequence to represent the inferred CDS: deleted 1 base in 1 codon), translated as MAMPSISTIVGVAFLAYIMHSIYQMSQIFTTLQCSDSPCYTSFLANQPPMQLALFSSLTRNPIASEVQDLYKQQRFDYTQPFDRDFEVNVPLKTRRNGTMYLHVVLALDGEPLDWRTLRRDGPTVVHTLSLCDYMLPRAEAFNLLSEASGEKSKPTAKPTKSGKKTTTSTSSSVDLPTTHIRSDVYVSLLTDLFSVSQADVPPEMAPLIRINRKQQILPILQTDTFNTRLKHLQPVTRNTTEFTFSFHYKPVGVGKLRLQLLMEHATQALLVIGFATKDIDEVKGIFSDTNVYLLCGTIFISSVHMLFDFLSFKNDVAFWAKKTSYEGLSTRTILWRAFSQIVIFMYLLDEQTSYLVLVPVALGTVIELWKCKKILRIELTFSGFIRRKLEQVDRRNGTNPPEEPGQLAEQQTQQFDREGMRYLSYLLYPLCVAGAIYSLIYQPHRSWYSWTLNSLVNGVYAFGFLFMLPQLFVNYKLKSVAALPWRAFMYKAFNTFIDDFFAFIITMPTAHRVACLRDDIVFLIYLYQRWLYPVDKTRLDTGVAITESPSAPAAPAAAATASSAGARKKRD; from the exons ATGGCGATGCCGTCGATCTCAACgattgtgggcgtggcattcTTGGCCTACATCATGCATTCCATTTATCAGATGTCGCAAATCTTTACAACGCTGCAGTGCAGCGATTCCCCCTGCTACACATCATTCCTGGCCAATCAACCGCCGATGCAACTGGCGCTCTTCAGTTCCCTGACACGCAATCCCATCGCCTCCGAGGTCCAGGATCTGTATAAGCAACAGCGTTTTGACTACACGCAACCCTTCGATCGCGACTTTGAGGTGAATGTGCCGCTCAAGACGCGTCGCAATGGCACCATGTACCTTCATGTGGTGCTCGCCCTGGATGGCGAACCTCTCGACTGGCGCACTCTGCGTCGCGATGGTCCCACGGTGGTGCACACTCTCAGCCTCTGCGATTACATGTTGCCACGCGCCGAGGCCTTCAATCTGCTCTCCGAGGCGTCGGGCGAGAAATCAAAGCCAACGGCTAAACCGACCAAGTCGGGAAAGAAGACAACTACATCGACGTCCAGCTCCGTCGATCTGCCCACCACACACATACGCTCCGATGTCTATGTGTCGCTGTTGACCGACTTGTTCTCCGTTTCGCAAGCGGATGTGCCGCCCGAGATGGCGCCATTAATACGCATCAATCGCAAGCAACAAATCCTGCCAATACTGCAAACGGATACGTTCAACACCCGACTGAAGCATCTGCAGCCAGTGACCAGAAATACCACCGAATTCACATTTAGCTTCCATTACAAACCCGTCGGAGTGGGCAAACTGCGGCTACAGCTGCTCATGGAGCATGCCACACAAGCGCTGCTCGTCATTGGCTTTGCCACCAAGGACATCGATGAGGTGAAGGGCATCTTCTCCGACACCAATGTGTATCTGTTGTGCGGCACCATCTTTATCTCCAGCGTGCAC ATGCTCTTCGACTTTCTCAGCTTCAAGAACGACGTGGCCTTCTGGGCCAAGAAAACCTCCTACGAGGGTTTGTCTACACGCACGATACTCTGGCGCGCCTTCTCGCAGATCGTGATATTTATGTATCTGCTGGATGAGCAGACATCGTATCTGGTGCTTGTGCCTGTGGCCCTTGGCACCGTCATCGAGCTGTGGAAGTGCAAAAAGATACTGCGCATCGAGTTGACATTCAGCGGATTCATACGCCGCAAACTGGAGCAGGTGGATCGACGCAATGGCACAAATCCACCCGAGGAACCGGGCCAATTGGCTGAACAGCAGACACAGCAATTTGATCGCGAGGGAATGCGTTATCTCAGCTATCTGTTGTATCCATTATGCGTAGCCGGCGCCATCTACTCGTTGATCTATCAGCCACATCGCTCGTGGTACTCGTGGACCCTCAATTCGCTGGTGAATGGCGTCTATGCCTTTGGTTTCCTCTTCATGCTGCCGCAACTGTTTGTCAACTATAAACTGAAATCGGTTGCTGCGTTGCCTTGGCGTGCCTTCATGTATAAGGCATTTAATACGTTTATCGATGAC TTTTTTGCATTCATCATCACAATGCCGACGGCGCATCGTGTCGCTTGTTTGCGCGATGACATCGTATTCCTCATCTATCTGTATCAACGTTGGCTCTATCCCGTGGACAAGACACGTCTCGATACGGGAGTCGCCATCACCGAATCGCCTTCAGCTCCTGCTgctcccgctgctgctgcaactgcttcAAGTGCTGGCGCTCGCAAGAAGCGCGATTGA